The following proteins are co-located in the Serinus canaria isolate serCan28SL12 chromosome 17, serCan2020, whole genome shotgun sequence genome:
- the TMEM141 gene encoding transmembrane protein 141 isoform X1: protein MEGPRRFRHGRGGRGGRQGRVLPRGGPGSLAMVNLGVRRVEDDVAAKHPALQQYAACQSHAFMKGIGTFLAGSGAAFAVQKMARQKLPYSLQWSLLLAAATGSLGSYVVTRAETQKCSNFWIYLETGKSPQELAVTGGVSQPTENLLSAEDGDGAATLVRKNRYGDVVD, encoded by the exons GGCGGAAGGGGCGGGCGGCAGGGGCGGGTCCTGCCCCGGGGCGGGCCCGGCAGCCTCGCCATGGTGAACCTGGGAGTGCGGCGGGTGGAGGATGATGTGGCCGCCAAGCACCCG GCGCTGCAGCAGTACGCGGCTTGTCAGTCTCACGCCTTCATGAAGGGCATCGGCACCTTCTTGGCAG GCAGCGGGGCTGCCTTCGCGGTGCAGAAGATGGCGCGGCAGAAGCTGCCATACAGCCTGCAGTGGAGCCTGCTGTTGGCTGCCG CTACAGGGTCCCTCGGAAGCTACGTGGTAACCAGAGCCGAGACGCAGAAATGCTCCAACTTTTGGATTTATCTGGAGACAGGCAAGTCCCCACAAGAGCTCGCCGTGACTGGTGGGGTGTCTCAGCCCACAG AAAACCTCCTTAGTGCAGAAGACGGGGACGGCGCTGCAACACTGGTGAGGAAGAACAGGTATGGTGACGTGGTGGACTAG
- the TMEM141 gene encoding transmembrane protein 141 isoform X4, translating into MMWPPSTRYGPVQPPRHPPGCSWPLPRGSGDVPAMSGNRGLGLGRQRGCLRGAEDGAAEAAIQPAVEPAVGCRSTSAAPATGSLGSYVVTRAETQKCSNFWIYLETGKSPQELAVTGGVSQPTENLLSAEDGDGAATLVRKNRYGDVVD; encoded by the exons ATGATGTGGCCGCCAAGCACCCG GTACGGGCCGGTCCAGCCACCCCGGCATCCCCCGGGCTGTTCTTGGCCGCTCCCACGGGGCAGCGGGGACGTCCCGGCCATGTCCGGTAATCGCGGCCTCGGTCTCGGCAGGCAGCGGGGCTGCCTTCGCGGTGCAGAAGATGGCGCGGCAGAAGCTGCCATACAGCCTGCAGTGGAGCCTGCTGTTGGCTGCCG GAGCACCTCGGCCGCCCCAGCTACAGGGTCCCTCGGAAGCTACGTGGTAACCAGAGCCGAGACGCAGAAATGCTCCAACTTTTGGATTTATCTGGAGACAGGCAAGTCCCCACAAGAGCTCGCCGTGACTGGTGGGGTGTCTCAGCCCACAG AAAACCTCCTTAGTGCAGAAGACGGGGACGGCGCTGCAACACTGGTGAGGAAGAACAGGTATGGTGACGTGGTGGACTAG
- the TMEM141 gene encoding transmembrane protein 141 isoform X2, protein MEGPRRFRHGRGGRGGRQGRVLPRGGPGSLAMVNLGVRRVEDDVAAKHPALQQYAACQSHAFMKGIGTFLAGSGAAFAVQKMARQKLPYSLQWSLLLAAGSLGSYVVTRAETQKCSNFWIYLETGKSPQELAVTGGVSQPTENLLSAEDGDGAATLVRKNRYGDVVD, encoded by the exons GGCGGAAGGGGCGGGCGGCAGGGGCGGGTCCTGCCCCGGGGCGGGCCCGGCAGCCTCGCCATGGTGAACCTGGGAGTGCGGCGGGTGGAGGATGATGTGGCCGCCAAGCACCCG GCGCTGCAGCAGTACGCGGCTTGTCAGTCTCACGCCTTCATGAAGGGCATCGGCACCTTCTTGGCAG GCAGCGGGGCTGCCTTCGCGGTGCAGAAGATGGCGCGGCAGAAGCTGCCATACAGCCTGCAGTGGAGCCTGCTGTTGGCTGCCG GGTCCCTCGGAAGCTACGTGGTAACCAGAGCCGAGACGCAGAAATGCTCCAACTTTTGGATTTATCTGGAGACAGGCAAGTCCCCACAAGAGCTCGCCGTGACTGGTGGGGTGTCTCAGCCCACAG AAAACCTCCTTAGTGCAGAAGACGGGGACGGCGCTGCAACACTGGTGAGGAAGAACAGGTATGGTGACGTGGTGGACTAG
- the TMEM141 gene encoding transmembrane protein 141 isoform X3, which produces MEGPRRFRHGRGGRGGRQGRVLPRGGPGSLAMVNLGVRRVEDDVAAKHPALQQYAACQSHAFMKGIGTFLAGSGAAFAVQKMARQKLPYSLQWSLLLAAGLRRVRGSRCCPHRGAAGTPRSTSAAPATGSLGSYVVTRAETQKCSNFWIYLETGKSPQELAVTGGVSQPTENLLSAEDGDGAATLVRKNRYGDVVD; this is translated from the exons GGCGGAAGGGGCGGGCGGCAGGGGCGGGTCCTGCCCCGGGGCGGGCCCGGCAGCCTCGCCATGGTGAACCTGGGAGTGCGGCGGGTGGAGGATGATGTGGCCGCCAAGCACCCG GCGCTGCAGCAGTACGCGGCTTGTCAGTCTCACGCCTTCATGAAGGGCATCGGCACCTTCTTGGCAG GCAGCGGGGCTGCCTTCGCGGTGCAGAAGATGGCGCGGCAGAAGCTGCCATACAGCCTGCAGTGGAGCCTGCTGTTGGCTGCCG ggctcaggaggGTTCGGGGCAGTAGGTGCTGTCCCCAccgtggtgctgctggcactccCAGGAGCACCTCGGCCGCCCCAGCTACAGGGTCCCTCGGAAGCTACGTGGTAACCAGAGCCGAGACGCAGAAATGCTCCAACTTTTGGATTTATCTGGAGACAGGCAAGTCCCCACAAGAGCTCGCCGTGACTGGTGGGGTGTCTCAGCCCACAG AAAACCTCCTTAGTGCAGAAGACGGGGACGGCGCTGCAACACTGGTGAGGAAGAACAGGTATGGTGACGTGGTGGACTAG